In Leishmania mexicana MHOM/GT/2001/U1103 complete genome, chromosome 20, one genomic interval encodes:
- a CDS encoding aminomethyltransferase, mitochondrial precursor,putative produces the protein MSASLKKTALHSFHLAQQAKMNAFSGYHMPISYGRLGVLKEHFYTRQVAGIFDVSHMGQYEVRGADREKFMEHVTPVDLQRTQVGHGALSMLTNAQGGIKDDCIVTKMADHLFLVLNAGCKEKDVAHMESVLREGAMKGADVQLVLLDRSLIALQGPQAAEILSEFMDDVPDMGFMQCRQKVNIKGMEVQVTRCGYTGEDGFEISVSNTDAVALVELLMSRRAEMAGLGARDSLRLEAGLNLYGHELTEDTNPVAARFMWTISKRRMAEGGFIGYEPIKYFRDNASKGAVPRLRVGLVSTGPVAREKTAIEVGGKQVGEVTSGCPSPCLKKNIAIGYLDRELAKDGVKVDLVVRDRRVAAEVVTPPFVPARYYRKPK, from the coding sequence ATGAGCGCCTCCCTCAAGAAGACGGCGCTCCACAGCTTCCATCTCGCTCAGCAGGCAAAGATGAATGCATTTTCGGGCTACCACATGCCCATCTCCTATGGCAGGCTGGGTGTGCTGAAGGAGCACTTCTACACTCGACAGGTCGCCGGGATATTCGATGTATCGCACATGGGCCAGTATGAGGTTCGCGGTGCGGACCGTGAGAAGTTCATGGAGCACGTCACGCCGGTGGACCTCCAGCGCACCCAGGTTGGACACGGGGCGCTGAGTATGCTGACGAACGCGCAGGGAGGCATCAAGGACGACTGCATCGTGACGAAGATGGCGGACCATCTGTTCCTTGTGCTGAACGCTGGGTGCAAGGAGAAGGATGTGGCGCACATGGAGAGTGTGCTGCGTGAGGGCGCGATGAAGGGTGCGGATGTGCagcttgtgctgctggatCGCTCGCTTATTGCGCTACAGGGCCCGCAGGCCGCCGAGATCCTCTCCGAGTTCATGGATGACGTGCCGGACATGGGCTTCATGCAGTGCCGCCAGAAGGTGAACATCAAGGGGATGGAGGTGCAGGTGACGCGGTGCGGCTACACGGGCGAGGACGGCTTCGAAATATCTGTGTCGAACACGGACGCTGTAGCGCTTGTGGAGCTCCTCATGTCGCGGAGGGCGGAAATGGCCGGCCTGGGTGCTCGCGACAGCCTTCGTCTGGAGGCGGGGTTGAACCTGTACGGCCACGAGCTGACCGAGGATACCAACCCTGTGGCGGCTCGCTTCATGTGGACGATTTCGAAGCGCCGCATGGCGGAGGGCGGCTTCATTGGCTACGAGCCCATCAAGTACTTCCGGGACAACGCCAGCAAGGGTGctgtgccgcggctgcgagTGGGCCTCGTTTCCACTGGCCCGGTTGCTCGTGAGAAGACTGCCATCGAGGTGGGTGGGAAGCAGGTGGGCGAGGTGACCAGTGGCTGCCCGTCTCCGTGCTTGAAGAAGAACATCGCCATCGGCTACCTCGACCGTGAGCTGGCCAAGGATGGGGTGAAGGTGGACCTGGTTGTGCGGGACCGCCGCGTGGCTGCTGAGGTGGTCACTCCGCCTTTCGTGCCTGCCCGGTACTACCGCAAGCCCAAATGA